From Daphnia pulicaria isolate SC F1-1A chromosome 4, SC_F0-13Bv2, whole genome shotgun sequence, one genomic window encodes:
- the LOC124336085 gene encoding synaptogenesis protein syg-2-like, with protein sequence MLLLQQQQEQQGHQQQQQQQTSSIASTASRVHFQFDSHPEALLLLNNVGDHDEGIYRCRVDFGRSPTRNVLVQLTVVVPPGKIRIIEDNRQVSSVIGPYDEGAQLSLNCIVTGGRPRPEVSWWLDNKLVDHTYIGTSENVVQNVLVIPRLQRHHLHAILRCQASNYFGVRNNTPTYTPYPTIAPYGQQPPHHSRQQQQQQQQSTIVSSVQLDLNLRPVWVAISGTEKPLSAGKSYTIECATGGSRPSANIHWYLHSIQQQAATERVTMDGRNTTSTLKLIPSAKDHDAELICSAFNPVMIPASGRNVSSRGDNEENHLAARTLSFPSSVETRRKLVVHFAPTTELELGRNLKPDSIVEGNDVYFECRIRCNPPPHRILWTHEGQNVRENSSAGVLMVEQSLVIRRVSRLHSGRYSCTAINTEGTGLSNTVQLRVMYQPICRPNQKFLYGVAKQETAVVRCQTDAIPPANSHRWAFNTSSSSEMTELTVNPTLMTQLINTHTEVEGAGEVVQQGSVFSYSPQSDRDYGSLLCWARNDIGEQRDPCVYRIFLGVRPDPPTNCSVVNQTADAIEVWCRPGFDGGQSQQFQFKIFDTQSAVLLYNKSGRYPHLRVGNLESGLKLFIQVSAFNPRGRSALVPLEAYTIKIADKQTVIMETTDLGSVLGIASGVSASVLMICIAIGLTARFRHQQSHQNHPTRQHPHGSNNIRDDKTAVKSTSHHRQNDPDMNPDILINGHSAQEEQLAHQPELATQWNHRNNNSAVGQQPRMTTDRTFSSNNGHHHPSPHYISSAAVGANAIEVVTIKTPHRQNEIPETSI encoded by the exons ATGCTTttgctgcaacaacaacaggaacAACAAggacatcagcagcagcagcaacagcaaacgTCGTCAATTGCCTCAACTGCCAGTCGAGTTCATTTCCAATTCGACAGTCACCCGGaggctcttttattattaaataacgTCGGCGATCACGACGAGGGAATTTACCGGTGCCGAGTGGATTTCGGCCGGTCGCCAACTCGCAACGTCCTCGTCCAACTCACCGTCGTCG TGCCGCCTGGAAAGATCCGCATCATCGAGGACAATCGCCAAGTCTCGTCCGTCATCGGCCCTTACGACGAAGGGGCTCAACTTTCGCTCAATTGCATCGTCACTGGAG GTCGACCACGTCCGGAAGTGAGTTGGTGGTTGGACAACAAATTGGTAGATCACACGTACATTGGCACGTCGGAGAATGTCGTCCAGAATGTCCTGGTGATTCCTCGACTTCAACGCCACCATCTGCACGCCATTTTACGGTGCCAGGCGTCCAACTACTTTGGCGTCCGCAACAACACGCCGACCTACACGCCGTACCCAACCATCGCCCCGTACGGACAACAACCTCCGCATCACagccgacaacaacaacaacagcagcagcagagcacgATCGTCTCCAGCGTTCAACTCGATCTCAATC TGAGGCCGGTGTGGGTGGCCATCAGTGGAACAGAGAAGCCGCTTTCAGCCGGAAAATCCTACACGATCGAATGCGCCACTGGTGGATCCCGTCCGTCGGCCAACATTCACTGGTACCTGCACTCGATCCAGCAACAAGCCGCAACGGAACGG gTGACGATGGATGGGCGCAACACGACGAGCACATTGAAGTTGATTCCGTCGGCCAAGGATCACGACGCCGAATTGATCTGCTCCGCCTTCAATCCGGTAATGATTCCGGCCTCCGGTCGCAACGTCAGCAGCAGAGGCGACAACGAGGAAAATCATTTGGCGGCCAGGACTTTGTCGTTCCCGTCGTCGGTGGAAACTCGACGAAAACTTGTCGTCCATT TTGCTCCGACGACGGAACTGGAACTGGGCCGCAACTTGAAACCGGATTCAATTGTCGAGGGCAACGACGTCTATTTCGAGTGTCGCATTCGCTGCAATCCGCCGCCGCATCGGATCCTGTGGACTCACGAG GGTCAAAATGTACGTGAAAATTCATCCGCCGGGGTCCTCATGGTGGAGCAAAGTTTAGTCATCCGGCGTGTCTCTCGTTTGCATTCCGGCCGCTATTCCTGCACGGCCATCAACACCGAAGGCACGGGACTCAGCAACACCGTCCAACTTCGCGTCATGT ATCAGCCGATCTGCCGGCCCAATCAGAAATTTCTCTACGGGGTGGCCAAACAGGAGACGGCCGTCGTCCGATGCCAAACCGACGCCATTCCGCCg GCGAATTCGCACCGATGGGCGTTTaacacgtcgtcgtcgtccgagATGACCGAACTGACCGTCAATCCGACACTTATGACGCAACTGATCAACACCCACACCGAGGTG GAAGGTGCTGGCGAGGTGGTGCAGCAGGGCAGCGTCTTCTCCTATTCGCCGCAATCGGACCGGGACTACGGGAGTCTCCTCTGCTGGGCCCGCAACGACATTGGCGAACAGCGCGATCCTTGCGTTTACCGCATCTTCCTCGGAGTGCGACCCGATCCGCCGACCAACTGCTCGGTCGTCAACCAAACGGCCGACGCCATCGAAGTTTGGTGTCGGCCGGGATTCGACGGCGGCCAGTCGCAACAATTTCAGTTCAAAATCTTTGACACGCAATCGGCCGTTCTCCTCTACAACAAATCCGGACGCTATCCGCACCTGCGGGTCGGCAACTTGGAGTCCGGCCTCAAACTTTTCATCCAAGTCTCGGCGTTCAATCCGCGCGGCAGGTCCGCCCTCGTCCCGTTGGAGGCGTACACCATCAAAATCGCCGACAAACAAACAG TCATAATGGAAACGACGGATCTGGGATCGGTCCTGGGCATCGCCAGCGGCGTCTCCGCCTCGGTCCTGATGATTTGCATCGCCATCGGTTTGACGGCCAGATTTCGCCATCAACAAAGTCATCAAAACCATCCGACCCGTCAACATCCGCACGGCAGCAACAACATCCGCGACGACAAAACCGCCGTGAAATCGACCAGTCATCACCGTCAAAACGACCCGGACATGAATCCCGACATTCTCATCAACGGCCATTCCG CGCAGGAAGAGCAACTGGCGCATCAACCAGAATTAGCCACACAATGGAATCACCGGAATAATAATTCCGCAGTGGGCCAGCAGCCACGGATGACCACCGACCGCACCTTCTCGTCTAATAACGGCCATCATCATCCATCGCCTCATTACATTTCGTCGGCGGCTGTTGGTGCCAACGCCATCGAGGTCGTCACCATCAAAACGCCGCACCGACAGAATGAAATTCCTGAAACTTCCATTTGA